The Euphorbia lathyris chromosome 8, ddEupLath1.1, whole genome shotgun sequence genome has a window encoding:
- the LOC136203209 gene encoding mitogen-activated protein kinase kinase 9-like, with translation MAVVRERRQLNLRLPLPEISERRLRFPLPLPPNATANSATAAEISTNDLEKIHVLGHGNGGTVYKVRHRRTSQIYALKVVHADTDDSLVRRQVFREIKILRQADSPYIVHCHGIYEKPSGDIAILMEHMDLGTLDTLLKKHGTFSESKLAIVAYQVLNGLNYLHSRKIIHRDIKPSNLLVKNGMEVKIADFGVSKIMMRTLDACNSYVGTCAYMSPERFDPDTYGGSYDGYAADIWSLGLTLMELYLGHFPLLTPGQRPDWATLMCAICFGDPPSLPENSSEEFRSFVGCCLQKESDKRWTAAQLLSHPFVSKVQMSGK, from the coding sequence ATGGCCGTCGTTCGTGAACGTCGTCAGCTCAACCTCCGTCTCCCTCTCCCTGAGATCTCCGAGCGCCGCCTTCGCTTCCCCTTGCCTCTTCCCCCGAACGCCACTGCTAACTCAGCCACCGCCGCCGAGATTTCTACCAACGATCTTGAAAAGATCCATGTCTTAGGGCACGGAAATGGCGGCACTGTTTATAAAGTCCGTCATAGAAGAACTTCTCAGATTTATGCTCTGAAAGTCGTCCACGCCGACACCGACGACTCCTTAGTCCGCCGTCAAGTTTTCCGCGAAATCAAAATCCTCCGCCAAGCAGATTCTCCTTACATCGTTCACTGCCATGGAATATACGAGAAACCTTCGGGAGATATCGCGATTTTAATGGAGCATATGGATTTAGGTACTCTCGATACTCTGTTGAAGAAACACGGTACTTTCAGTGAATCGAAACTCGCGATTGTTGCTTATCAGGTTCTGAACGGATTGAATTATTTGCATAGTCGGAAAATTATTCATCGGGATATTAAACCTTCAAATCTGCTTGTTAAAAATGGTATGGAGGTTAAAATCGCCGATTTCGGGGTGAGTAAAATCATGATGCGGACTTTAGATGCTTGTAATTCATATGTTGGTACTTGTGCTTATATGAGCCCGGAGCGATTCGATCCTGATACATATGGCGGAAGTTACGATGGTTACGCCGCCGATATTTGGAGCTTGGGGCTTACTTTAATGGAGCTTTATTTAGGTCATTTTCCGTTGCTTACGCCGGGACAGAGACCTGATTGGGCTACTTTGATGTGCGCTATTTGCTTTGGGGATCCACCTTCCTTGCCGGAAAACTCGTCGGAGGAGTTTCGGAGCTTTGTAGGGTGTTGCTTGCAAAAGGAGAGTGATAAACGGTGGACGGCGGCGCAGCTGTTATCGCATCCTTTTGTAAGTAAAGTTCAGATGTCCGGCAAGTGA